In Acidobacteriota bacterium, a single genomic region encodes these proteins:
- a CDS encoding AlpA family phage regulatory protein — protein MAPRPDPPDRFLTRAEVEARTGLSRSAIYREMRAGRLPLPYRVGLSAVRWSAHEIEEWAKSRPRSRGVLHRG, from the coding sequence ATGGCCCCTAGACCCGACCCCCCTGACCGTTTCCTGACGCGTGCCGAGGTCGAGGCCCGTACCGGATTGTCCCGCTCCGCGATTTACCGTGAGATGCGAGCGGGAAGACTGCCCTTGCCGTACCGAGTGGGGTTGTCGGCCGTGCGCTGGTCGGCGCACGAGATCGAGGAGTGGGCGAAGTCGCGCCCGCGCTCGCGCGGTGTACTGCATCGTGGCTAG